Genomic DNA from Gemmatimonadota bacterium:
GAGTTCGGTCTTGCCAACGCCGGATGGGCCTAAAAAAATGAACGAACCGATGGGACGCCGCGGATCCTTGATCCCCGCACGCGCGCGAATCACCGCATCGGCCACCAGAGAAACCGCCTCATCCTGCCCGACGACGCGCTCGTGCAAAATATCGTCCAATCGCAGCAGCTTCTCGCGCTCTCCCTCGACCAATCGCGTCACAGGAATACCCGTCCACCGCGATGCTATCTCGGCGATTTCCTCCTCAGTCACCTCCTCGCGCAACAACCGATTATCCATCGTTTGAGAATCTTCGGCAGTTTTGAGTTGCCGTTCCAAATCGGGCAATGTGCCGTGTTTCAACTCTGCGGCGCGGTTGAGATCGTATTGCCGCTCAGCCTCTTCGATCTCACGCCTTGTCTGCTCAATTTTCTCTCGCAAAGTTCGCACCCCATTCAGTTCCTGCTTTTCATTCTCCCACTGCACGCGCATCGCATCTGCCTGATCTCTCAAATCGGCCAACTCTCTCTGAAGTGTCTGCAACCGCTCGCGACTCGACTTGTCCTTTTCCTTTTTCAACGCGGCTTCCTCGATCTCGAACTGCATCACGCGACGGGTTACAGCATCCAGTTCCGAAGGCATGGAGTCGATCTCTGTTCGCACCATAGCACACGCCTCATCCACCAGATCAATCGCCTTATCGGGCAAAAAACGATCTGAAATATATCGATCTGACAACACCACGGCATTGACCAGCGCATTATCCTGAATCCCCACCCCGTGGTGAATCTCAAATCGCTCGCGCAAACCCCGCAGAATCGAAATAGAGTCCTCAACAGATGGCGCATCAATCATCACGGGTTGGAAGCGTCGCTCAAGAGCAGCGTCTTTTTCGAGATACTGGCGGTGTTCGTCGAGTGTTGTCGCACCAATACAGTGCAATTCGCCCCGCGCCAACATTGGTTTGAGCATATTCCCCGCGTCCGTAGATCCCTCCGTCTTACCGGCGCCCACAATCGTGTGGACCTCGTCAATAAATAACAAAATGTGACCGTTGCTCTGCTTAATCTCATTCAAAACAGCTTTTAAACGCTCTTCAAATTCGCCCCGATATTTCGCGCCAGCCATCAACGCGCCCATATCCAGCGAAAAAACCGACCGATCTTTGAGCCACTCGGGCACATCGCCCCGCACAATCCGCTGCGCCAGGCCCTCGATAATCGCGGTCTTTCCCACACCGGGGTCGCCGATCAGTACGGGATTATTCTTGGTCTTGCGCGACAAAATGCGAATCACACGGCGGATTTCTTCATCGCGCCCAATCACGGGATCTAATTTGCCTGCACGCGCCT
This window encodes:
- the clpB gene encoding ATP-dependent chaperone ClpB gives rise to the protein MDMNKLTQKSQEAVQQAQAIALRYGHQEVDGEHLLAALVAQEDGLVPRILVRMQVDGDVLKSEVEKELARQPKISGPGVEQDKIYVTQRFQKLFLSAQGEAERLKDEYISVEHLLLALIGEGDKTPAGRMLKQFNVTRDNFLSVLTQIRGNQSVTSANPEVAYEALEKYGIDLVAEARAGKLDPVIGRDEEIRRVIRILSRKTKNNPVLIGDPGVGKTAIIEGLAQRIVRGDVPEWLKDRSVFSLDMGALMAGAKYRGEFEERLKAVLNEIKQSNGHILLFIDEVHTIVGAGKTEGSTDAGNMLKPMLARGELHCIGATTLDEHRQYLEKDAALERRFQPVMIDAPSVEDSISILRGLRERFEIHHGVGIQDNALVNAVVLSDRYISDRFLPDKAIDLVDEACAMVRTEIDSMPSELDAVTRRVMQFEIEEAALKKEKDKSSRERLQTLQRELADLRDQADAMRVQWENEKQELNGVRTLREKIEQTRREIEEAERQYDLNRAAELKHGTLPDLERQLKTAEDSQTMDNRLLREEVTEEEIAEIASRWTGIPVTRLVEGEREKLLRLDDILHERVVGQDEAVSLVADAVIRARAGIKDPRRPIGSFIFLGPSGVGKTELARTLSEALFDSEDSVIRIDMSEYMEKHAVSRLIGAPPGYIGYDEGGQLTEAVRRKPYSVILFDEIEKAHSDVFNILLQLLDDGRLTDAQGHVVDFKNTVVIMTSNIGSPYLLEGVTDDGEIRKSARDAVMAELRQQFRPEFLNRIDDVVLFKPLLLSEITKILDLLIVDLRNRLSNRQIDLTLSEDAKGFIARKGFDPVFGARPLKRFLQHELETRIGRALISGDISDGAQIEVDVADGDLVIKDLGEE